Proteins encoded in a region of the Paenibacillus sp. W2I17 genome:
- a CDS encoding paeninodin family lasso peptide, with translation MQMEKKEWQAPALEVLEVNQTMAGTGYRQIDWITVHDADLYDPTS, from the coding sequence ATGCAAATGGAAAAAAAGGAATGGCAAGCACCAGCTCTTGAAGTGTTGGAAGTCAATCAAACGATGGCCGGTACTGGCTACAGACAAATTGACTGGATCACGGTTCACGATGCCGATCTGTACGATCCAACTTCCTAA
- a CDS encoding lasso peptide biosynthesis B2 protein — protein MLRKIKVYLSLPRSMRRLVWEAYILLGWARIQKAMPFAKIAPGLGTPMVETPMTGLDRSEVITIRNISKAISLASKYTLWESRCLVMAIAGMKMLERRKIESTLYMGTARNKQGHMMAHAWLRSGKLIVTGADTMDQYTVVGVFGKRCPEKGSGEIVYDT, from the coding sequence ATGTTGCGAAAAATAAAGGTTTATCTCTCGCTCCCGCGGTCGATGCGTCGACTGGTATGGGAGGCCTATATCCTCCTTGGCTGGGCACGCATACAGAAGGCTATGCCATTTGCCAAAATCGCGCCAGGGTTGGGTACACCTATGGTTGAAACACCGATGACAGGACTTGATCGCAGCGAGGTCATCACTATACGGAATATTTCCAAAGCGATATCGCTCGCCAGCAAATATACGTTATGGGAAAGCCGCTGCCTTGTAATGGCGATTGCCGGGATGAAGATGCTTGAGCGACGCAAGATAGAGAGTACGTTATACATGGGGACAGCACGGAATAAGCAAGGACATATGATGGCTCATGCCTGGCTGCGAAGTGGTAAATTGATCGTGACCGGAGCTGATACTATGGACCAATATACGGTTGTCGGTGTGTTTGGCAAACGGTGTCCGGAGAAGGGATCTGGGGAGATTGTCTATGATACATGA
- a CDS encoding sulfotransferase, with amino-acid sequence MIDAQGNGLVFLLCVPRSGSSLSTVMLQNHSRIFATQEMWFLMSLVDLPKTDSRAYGGSSIMRQFYNAMVSEDVFEKACRSFALEIYNGFLEGSGADFVVDKSPRYYYMLEWLDRLFPQSKRIHLQRNPLAIAASFKKVNRHTGEGFDLTHSLQSSKLNMKSVDLTLGMLRLNDYFAEPHSNAYELQYERLVSNPQEELEKLCAFLGIRYEQGMEQYGHFLDSAKSDMFYSMGVGDPFLSSHQEAHQGSVNNWKNILEPHEVELYCRVMGADLFHRMGYSEQLAEAEQWTGVHYDASPDQEVIERITHQLTTATGCDWQQHYRMQPADSLVHDSHENRNDSALEEPEKIDPTLAALATIRQLQAALRAADHRLERGYTERERLKVQLASAQSKIQRIKSWVPFGHQISAWASQRKILRGGKS; translated from the coding sequence TTGATCGACGCTCAAGGTAACGGACTTGTTTTCTTACTATGTGTTCCCCGCAGTGGTAGTTCATTATCCACAGTCATGCTGCAAAATCACAGTCGTATATTCGCCACCCAGGAAATGTGGTTTCTGATGAGTCTTGTCGATCTGCCAAAAACCGATTCACGTGCTTATGGTGGCAGCTCCATCATGCGTCAGTTCTACAATGCCATGGTATCCGAGGATGTCTTCGAAAAGGCGTGCAGAAGTTTTGCTCTTGAGATCTACAATGGATTCCTGGAAGGGAGCGGAGCAGACTTCGTCGTTGATAAATCTCCGCGTTATTATTACATGCTAGAATGGCTGGATCGTCTGTTCCCACAGTCCAAGCGCATTCATCTCCAGCGTAATCCTCTGGCCATAGCAGCATCATTCAAAAAGGTAAACCGCCATACAGGTGAAGGATTCGACCTGACTCATAGTTTACAGAGCTCCAAATTAAATATGAAATCTGTAGATCTCACACTGGGTATGCTCCGCTTGAATGATTATTTTGCCGAACCACACTCCAATGCGTATGAATTGCAATATGAACGATTGGTTTCCAATCCACAGGAAGAACTTGAAAAACTATGCGCGTTTCTGGGAATTCGATATGAACAGGGTATGGAGCAGTATGGACATTTTCTGGACAGTGCCAAGTCTGACATGTTCTACAGTATGGGCGTGGGTGATCCTTTCCTCTCTTCGCATCAAGAGGCACATCAGGGTTCTGTTAACAACTGGAAAAACATATTAGAACCGCATGAAGTTGAACTGTATTGCCGTGTAATGGGAGCGGATCTATTCCATCGAATGGGGTACAGTGAACAGTTGGCGGAAGCCGAACAATGGACGGGTGTACATTATGATGCAAGTCCGGATCAAGAGGTCATCGAGCGGATTACGCATCAGTTGACGACAGCGACTGGTTGCGACTGGCAGCAGCACTATCGGATGCAGCCAGCTGATTCACTCGTCCATGATTCCCATGAAAATCGGAATGATTCAGCTCTCGAAGAACCTGAGAAGATAGATCCCACACTGGCTGCACTGGCAACGATTAGGCAGCTGCAGGCCGCACTAAGGGCGGCAGATCATCGTCTGGAACGAGGATACACTGAGCGAGAACGTTTGAAAGTCCAACTGGCTTCTGCTCAAAGCAAAATACAGCGTATCAAATCATGGGTACCATTTGGTCATCAGATTAGCGCCTGGGCTTCACAGCGCAAGATTCTACGGGGAGGCAAGTCATGA
- a CDS encoding DegV family protein — protein sequence MSRIKIFADSTSDLAPEWIQQHDIGIIPLYVVFGEESLKDGAEIKPEQLYERVSQDGRLPKTAAPSPADFITAFQPYIDQGDEILYISLSSELSSTYQNARLASSEFPEGRISVIDSQNLSSGIALMVMKAVHAADKGQNLTQITHLIEAMKSNVRTEFVIDTLEYLHKGGRCSGMQNLIGSLLKIRPVIRVTDGKMAPAYKVRGKREKALEQMLNNTLSHKDQIDPDLLIVVHTMAEEDALDLQKSLQEQTGARVELTTAGCVVCSHCGPKTIGIIYSTVL from the coding sequence ATGTCACGAATCAAAATTTTTGCCGACAGCACAAGTGATCTGGCTCCAGAATGGATCCAGCAGCACGATATCGGTATCATCCCCTTATATGTCGTGTTCGGTGAAGAATCACTGAAAGACGGTGCTGAGATTAAGCCTGAACAGCTATATGAACGTGTCAGCCAAGATGGGCGTCTTCCCAAAACAGCTGCACCTTCCCCCGCTGATTTCATAACGGCATTTCAACCTTACATAGATCAAGGGGATGAGATTTTATATATCAGCTTATCTTCTGAACTTTCCTCTACCTATCAAAATGCACGACTAGCGAGTTCCGAGTTCCCGGAAGGGCGAATTTCGGTCATTGACTCACAGAATCTCTCATCAGGAATTGCGCTGATGGTGATGAAAGCTGTACATGCTGCTGATAAAGGGCAAAACCTGACTCAGATTACACACCTGATTGAGGCGATGAAATCAAATGTACGCACGGAGTTTGTCATCGATACACTGGAGTATCTGCATAAAGGCGGACGCTGTTCGGGCATGCAGAACCTGATTGGAAGCCTGTTGAAGATTCGTCCTGTCATCCGGGTAACAGATGGCAAGATGGCACCTGCCTATAAAGTGCGCGGCAAACGGGAGAAAGCTCTGGAACAAATGCTGAATAATACGCTCAGCCATAAGGATCAGATCGATCCAGACCTGCTGATTGTTGTGCACACCATGGCTGAAGAAGATGCGCTTGATTTGCAGAAGTCTTTGCAGGAACAAACGGGTGCCCGTGTGGAACTAACCACTGCTGGTTGTGTAGTATGCAGTCACTGCGGCCCGAAAACGATTGGAATCATCTATAGTACTGTTTTATAG
- a CDS encoding aldolase — MLLVHYVAYGLRWSSQIRMPELQIAPKNAETDYDVVDVHIESADLTPLWEDWDVGNDNFVAREGSLFFKIEDTGLFLMEQGKRIVVSPIPGADEKKVRLFILGTCMAVIMMQRGILPLHGSAVVIDGWAYAFVGHSGAGKSTLSAALASRGYPLLTDDVVALTWDAGGRAIVSPGYPQQKLWQPSLDGFGMKEQDYATVHAEITKYAIPVQHYFHEMAVPLGGIFELAPQPEEKHTSVQLIEVTGLERLHLLCSHTFRGGLVARQGLAQWLFETASRLSASVEIGRLVRTGAEFTAFEMVDRITDHIRKGVHSGQ; from the coding sequence TTGTTGCTTGTGCATTATGTAGCGTATGGTCTGCGCTGGTCGAGCCAAATTCGAATGCCTGAACTTCAGATTGCACCCAAGAATGCGGAGACGGATTATGATGTAGTGGATGTACACATCGAGTCTGCAGATCTGACCCCATTGTGGGAGGATTGGGATGTAGGCAACGACAACTTTGTGGCACGAGAGGGCAGTCTTTTTTTCAAAATCGAAGATACAGGTCTGTTTCTAATGGAACAAGGAAAGCGCATTGTTGTATCCCCCATACCGGGTGCAGATGAGAAAAAGGTCAGATTATTCATCCTGGGCACATGTATGGCGGTCATTATGATGCAGCGTGGTATTCTTCCATTGCATGGCAGTGCAGTGGTTATTGATGGCTGGGCTTACGCATTTGTCGGACATTCGGGAGCAGGCAAATCGACACTGTCGGCCGCACTGGCATCACGCGGATATCCGCTTCTCACCGATGATGTTGTTGCACTGACCTGGGATGCCGGAGGAAGAGCTATCGTATCACCTGGTTACCCGCAACAGAAGTTATGGCAGCCCAGTCTGGATGGCTTCGGAATGAAGGAACAGGATTATGCAACGGTTCACGCGGAGATTACCAAGTATGCGATACCTGTTCAGCACTATTTTCATGAGATGGCTGTGCCACTAGGTGGAATATTCGAACTTGCTCCACAACCGGAGGAAAAACATACATCTGTTCAACTGATTGAAGTGACGGGGCTAGAACGACTGCATCTGTTATGCTCGCATACGTTCCGTGGTGGACTCGTTGCAAGACAGGGGCTGGCACAGTGGTTGTTCGAGACGGCTTCAAGACTTTCAGCAAGTGTGGAGATTGGCAGATTGGTCAGAACGGGTGCTGAGTTTACAGCATTTGAGATGGTGGATCGGATCACAGATCATATACGTAAAGGAGTGCATTCAGGACAATGA
- the cysC gene encoding adenylyl-sulfate kinase, whose amino-acid sequence MSKEERNITWQSSSINRQDREKHNGHPSRAIWFTGLSGAGKSSLAFALEQYLYDQGVRCYVLDGDNVRHGLNRDIGFTAGDRQENLRRIGEVSKLMVDAGLFVLSAFISPHEQDREMVRQLFEPDDFIEIYVRCSIQECERRDPKGLYKKARNGDIPHFTGISAPYDVPKSPSFIIDTEQWSIEEAVQEIVQHLEQIGALQLPLPTKTALVH is encoded by the coding sequence ATGTCGAAGGAAGAACGCAATATAACCTGGCAATCATCCAGCATCAACAGACAAGACCGGGAGAAGCATAATGGGCACCCTAGTCGTGCCATATGGTTTACCGGGTTATCAGGTGCAGGAAAGTCATCCCTTGCATTTGCCCTGGAGCAGTATCTCTACGATCAAGGCGTACGCTGTTATGTTCTGGACGGGGATAATGTACGTCATGGACTGAACCGTGATATCGGTTTTACAGCAGGGGATCGTCAAGAAAATCTGCGGCGAATTGGTGAAGTATCGAAGTTAATGGTAGATGCCGGGTTGTTTGTACTTTCGGCTTTTATCTCTCCTCATGAACAGGATCGGGAGATGGTTAGACAGTTATTTGAACCAGATGATTTCATTGAAATCTATGTGCGCTGTTCAATCCAAGAATGTGAGCGTCGTGATCCCAAGGGTCTATACAAAAAAGCCCGCAATGGTGACATCCCGCATTTCACAGGCATTTCCGCCCCCTATGATGTACCCAAATCTCCTTCATTTATCATCGATACAGAGCAATGGTCCATTGAGGAAGCCGTGCAAGAGATCGTACAGCATTTGGAGCAGATTGGTGCTCTTCAACTGCCGCTTCCTACGAAAACAGCCCTCGTTCATTAA
- a CDS encoding ABC transporter ATP-binding protein has product MSELRYFMRKLHHVTGPILYWNLLGMICISLMEGIGIYMLVPMLSLIGIFEMGFTGLNIPWIGEVLNRFSENSQLLLVLFTFVLIVSGQAWMQRLQTIRNTRIQQQFVRTLRMETYGAIIKAQWSFFLQKRKSDFNHILTTELARVSQGTSIMLQMAASLIFTGIQIGLAFWLSAKLTALVLVCGLLLFFVLRKFVKRAKQIGDQTSEFSQSYYNGITEHFNGIKDIKSNMLERSHMNWFERMCRQIERNVIQFSQLNSGTQLIHRMSAAIIIAAFIYLSLRVMTVPPASLLLIILIFSRLWPRFTAIQSNLEYISSMLPAFRVVRELQAQTAKSREISAEIASAGDVGTDGIQPMELKESITCEDVCYRYEGSDAYSLRNVQASIPARGMTAIVGKSGAGKSTLIDLIMGLVRPETGRILIDGVPLSEERLLSWRSSIGYVSQDPFLFHTSIRENLRLVDPNASEEQMWQALQFSSSAAFVRKLPQSLDTIIGDRGIRLSGGERQRLVLARAMLRNPSVLVLDEATSALDSENEQYIHEALERLKGHVTIIVIAHRLSTIRTADRVIVLDEGRVIQEGGYQQLSTDPVGTFSKLLNMQAGVVGQ; this is encoded by the coding sequence ATCTCGGAATTAAGGTATTTCATGCGAAAGTTGCATCATGTCACGGGGCCCATTTTATATTGGAATCTGCTTGGGATGATCTGTATCAGTCTCATGGAAGGGATCGGTATCTACATGCTTGTTCCGATGCTGAGTCTGATTGGCATATTTGAGATGGGCTTCACAGGCTTAAACATTCCCTGGATTGGCGAAGTGTTGAATCGTTTTTCTGAAAATAGCCAATTGTTACTCGTATTGTTCACCTTTGTGTTGATTGTCTCTGGACAGGCCTGGATGCAGCGTCTCCAGACGATCCGTAATACGCGAATCCAGCAGCAATTTGTACGAACGCTGCGCATGGAAACCTATGGTGCCATCATTAAGGCGCAGTGGTCATTTTTTCTCCAAAAACGAAAATCCGATTTTAACCATATATTAACGACTGAACTTGCACGTGTGAGCCAGGGAACGAGCATTATGCTGCAAATGGCAGCCTCTCTGATCTTTACGGGTATTCAGATCGGTCTTGCTTTCTGGTTGTCCGCCAAGTTGACGGCACTTGTGCTGGTCTGTGGATTGTTATTATTTTTTGTCTTGAGAAAATTCGTCAAGCGGGCCAAGCAGATCGGAGACCAGACCTCTGAATTTTCCCAAAGTTATTATAACGGCATTACCGAGCATTTTAACGGCATTAAGGATATTAAAAGCAACATGCTTGAGCGCTCACACATGAACTGGTTTGAGCGCATGTGCAGACAGATAGAACGCAATGTCATTCAATTTAGCCAATTGAACAGTGGGACACAGCTTATTCACCGGATGTCCGCGGCAATCATTATTGCGGCATTTATCTATCTTTCTCTCCGTGTAATGACGGTGCCTCCAGCAAGTCTGCTGCTCATCATCCTTATATTTTCCCGCTTATGGCCAAGGTTTACGGCAATTCAGTCCAATCTGGAGTACATCAGCTCCATGCTGCCGGCGTTTCGGGTAGTTAGAGAACTGCAAGCGCAGACGGCGAAGAGTCGTGAGATTAGTGCAGAAATTGCTTCAGCAGGCGACGTTGGAACTGATGGGATTCAACCTATGGAACTGAAGGAATCTATCACCTGTGAGGATGTCTGCTATCGCTATGAGGGAAGTGATGCTTACTCATTGAGAAATGTGCAAGCTTCGATTCCAGCAAGGGGCATGACCGCAATTGTAGGTAAATCCGGAGCAGGCAAAAGCACGCTGATAGATCTGATTATGGGCCTCGTAAGGCCTGAAACTGGTCGTATTCTGATTGACGGTGTGCCTCTGTCAGAAGAACGATTATTGAGCTGGCGAAGTTCCATCGGATATGTCTCCCAGGACCCATTCCTGTTTCATACGAGTATTCGTGAGAATCTGCGTCTGGTTGATCCAAATGCAAGTGAAGAACAGATGTGGCAGGCTTTGCAGTTTTCCTCCTCTGCGGCTTTTGTGCGGAAGCTGCCTCAGAGTCTGGATACGATTATCGGTGATCGGGGTATTCGGCTATCGGGGGGCGAACGTCAGCGATTGGTGCTCGCCCGGGCCATGCTGCGGAATCCTTCTGTATTGGTACTGGATGAAGCAACGAGTGCGCTGGACAGCGAGAATGAACAGTACATTCATGAGGCGTTAGAACGGCTAAAAGGACATGTGACCATTATCGTGATTGCACACCGATTGTCCACGATTCGGACGGCAGATCGTGTAATTGTGCTTGATGAAGGTCGGGTGATTCAAGAGGGCGGGTACCAGCAGTTATCTACTGATCCGGTAGGGACTTTCAGCAAACTTTTGAACATGCAAGCGGGTGTTGTGGGGCAGTAA
- a CDS encoding nucleotidyltransferase family protein, whose product MIRGDLTALSPEELKAGLQGTDWQLFLRLVYHHRLYSVLYLKMKELNSAIIPADVMESLRQQYTVNTFRMLHLTAEMEQVCGAFRERGIRNITLKGPALAHDLYGDVSMRTSKDLDILIPFDDVEAAEGILATLGYVSKEAERAPTVRSWKWREHHICYTHPVKMTQVEIHWRLNPDSGRETDFELLWKRSRFSSYTQTPVRMLEQEDLWAYLVTHGARHGWFRLRWLLDIDQMIRSMPLDVKKVERRLKAEGRLSIGSQALHLASDLLNTPLDVEYRSLMSLSDRTGKRLANEGAKFMNDMLESPADMKSYQSYLFKLRSTKQKWFFFIERLYPSTWDVDQLPLPRSLFFLYFPLRPFLWFWRRIKRYTVTERGKV is encoded by the coding sequence ATGATTAGAGGTGATCTGACGGCTCTATCCCCTGAAGAACTCAAGGCGGGTTTGCAAGGAACCGATTGGCAGCTCTTTCTGCGGCTTGTCTATCATCACCGCTTATACTCTGTCCTTTATTTGAAAATGAAAGAATTGAACTCTGCAATCATTCCTGCAGATGTTATGGAGAGTCTGAGACAACAATATACGGTCAATACGTTCCGCATGTTACATCTGACAGCTGAGATGGAGCAAGTGTGCGGAGCTTTTCGTGAACGCGGCATCCGCAATATTACACTAAAGGGACCAGCGCTCGCCCATGATCTCTATGGCGATGTATCCATGCGAACCTCCAAAGACTTGGATATCCTGATTCCGTTTGATGATGTGGAGGCGGCTGAAGGCATTCTGGCTACCCTCGGATACGTATCCAAGGAAGCGGAGCGGGCACCTACGGTGCGCAGCTGGAAATGGCGGGAACATCATATCTGTTACACACATCCGGTCAAAATGACTCAAGTGGAGATCCATTGGCGTCTGAATCCGGATTCGGGCAGAGAAACCGATTTTGAATTGCTGTGGAAACGAAGCCGGTTCAGTTCATACACACAGACACCTGTCCGTATGCTTGAACAAGAAGATCTATGGGCCTATCTCGTAACCCATGGTGCAAGACACGGCTGGTTCAGACTGCGCTGGTTACTGGATATCGACCAGATGATCCGCAGCATGCCACTCGATGTGAAGAAAGTAGAGAGACGTCTGAAAGCGGAGGGACGTTTATCGATCGGTTCACAGGCTCTTCACTTAGCCTCAGATCTGCTGAATACGCCGCTTGATGTAGAGTACAGGTCCTTGATGTCCTTAAGTGACCGTACAGGCAAGCGATTAGCCAACGAAGGCGCAAAGTTCATGAACGACATGCTGGAAAGTCCGGCTGATATGAAGTCTTATCAATCGTATTTGTTTAAACTTCGAAGTACCAAACAGAAATGGTTTTTCTTTATTGAACGTTTATATCCAAGTACATGGGATGTGGATCAACTGCCACTTCCGCGTTCTTTGTTTTTTCTGTACTTTCCGTTACGTCCGTTTCTCTGGTTCTGGCGGCGAATTAAAAGGTATACGGTGACGGAAAGGGGTAAAGTATGA
- the pdaA gene encoding delta-lactam-biosynthetic de-N-acetylase, with protein MKRMVLYILLGLLSISMVPAQTEASPVTGAYHFGFKKSQNGQLPSIDQEGFKSILQHNDAIFLGDTKQKELYLTFDNGYENGFTPAILDVLRTKKVPAAFFVTGHYLKDQPELVKRMAAEGHIVGNHSWSHPDMTRISNEKLREELEKVKSEVNRLTGQQATFLRPPRGIFNNRTLAESHAQGYVNVFWSVAYKDWDTNVQRGTQYAHQQVLKQLHPGAVILLHSVSKDNTEALGSIIDEARKQGYAFKSLDDLRTKSY; from the coding sequence ATGAAGCGAATGGTTCTATATATACTGTTGGGACTGTTGTCCATCAGTATGGTACCGGCACAGACTGAAGCCTCACCGGTTACCGGAGCGTATCACTTTGGCTTCAAAAAAAGTCAAAACGGTCAACTGCCCTCCATTGATCAGGAAGGCTTTAAATCGATCTTACAACATAACGATGCCATTTTCCTGGGGGATACAAAACAGAAGGAATTGTATCTCACGTTTGATAACGGGTATGAGAATGGATTTACACCTGCCATACTGGATGTTTTGCGTACCAAGAAGGTACCAGCTGCTTTCTTTGTGACAGGTCATTATCTGAAAGATCAGCCTGAGTTGGTCAAACGTATGGCGGCTGAAGGTCATATTGTCGGTAATCATTCATGGAGTCATCCGGATATGACCCGCATCTCCAATGAAAAGCTTAGAGAGGAACTCGAGAAGGTCAAGTCGGAGGTCAATCGGCTGACGGGTCAACAAGCGACCTTTTTACGGCCACCGCGCGGGATTTTTAACAATCGTACGCTTGCAGAGAGTCATGCCCAAGGGTACGTGAACGTGTTCTGGTCTGTTGCTTATAAAGATTGGGATACCAATGTGCAGCGTGGTACACAATATGCTCATCAACAGGTGTTGAAACAACTCCATCCGGGCGCTGTCATTTTGCTTCATTCGGTATCCAAAGATAACACGGAAGCTCTGGGTTCCATCATTGATGAGGCTCGCAAGCAAGGATACGCATTCAAAAGTCTGGATGATCTGCGGACCAAAAGTTATTGA
- a CDS encoding lasso peptide biosynthesis PqqD family chaperone — translation MTATTPMNVEDRVTRKEGNLVSDMGSEKVMMSISSGKYYNLGSTGGRIWDLIAEERTLGEVVEVLAAEYEIEPDVCREQVVQFLEHLSREGLIDVTRGV, via the coding sequence ATGACAGCGACTACGCCGATGAATGTGGAAGACCGGGTAACCCGGAAAGAAGGCAATCTGGTCAGTGATATGGGCAGTGAGAAAGTTATGATGAGCATTAGCTCTGGAAAATACTACAATCTGGGGAGTACCGGTGGACGAATCTGGGACCTGATCGCAGAAGAACGCACGCTGGGTGAAGTTGTTGAGGTACTTGCTGCGGAGTATGAAATTGAGCCAGATGTATGTCGTGAGCAGGTGGTGCAATTCCTTGAACATCTGTCCCGTGAAGGTTTAATCGACGTTACTCGCGGAGTGTAG
- a CDS encoding DUF423 domain-containing protein, translating into MQRRWMMLGAVMTMLSVAIGAFGAHMLKDTIGPAAIATYETGVQYHMIHALALLIIGLTAGQLGASTKLKWAARLLFIGIIVFSGSLYVLSISGIKILGAITPIGGVAFIAGWLLLALDVWQRGKDRS; encoded by the coding sequence ATGCAACGAAGATGGATGATGCTTGGAGCTGTAATGACCATGCTATCGGTGGCGATTGGTGCGTTTGGTGCTCACATGCTCAAGGATACAATTGGGCCCGCGGCCATAGCTACATATGAGACAGGTGTACAATATCACATGATTCATGCATTGGCCTTGCTCATTATTGGCTTGACGGCTGGTCAACTTGGAGCATCGACAAAACTGAAGTGGGCAGCGCGTCTGTTGTTTATCGGAATTATTGTGTTCTCGGGCAGCTTGTATGTGCTTAGTATTTCTGGCATCAAGATTCTGGGTGCCATCACACCGATTGGTGGGGTAGCCTTCATTGCCGGATGGTTGTTATTGGCATTAGATGTGTGGCAGCGAGGTAAGGATCGTTCCTGA
- a CDS encoding MFS transporter: protein MNKKAIKAWIMYDWANSAYATTVLAAVLPVFYASVAAATLDTDTAASYLAYTHSIGMLCVALLTPLLGTLADLSGRKGDFLRVFAIIGVLATLGFSAIGEGDWFLASALLVISTIGFAGGNTFYDAMLPDLVPVERRDMISSKGYAYGYIGGGLLLAANLLMIQQPGWFGMTSTLAGTRLAFISVSLWWLLFSIPIFRHAPRRPASPDMPGSWTGYAAVGVRRLRQTFRQMRRFPQLIRMLLAFWFFNDGINTIILMATIYGTSIGIGTTDLMLALLLTQFIGFPCTLLLGAWAQRWGAKQVLIVSLSVYICIVILGYFMTQAIHFYVLAGLVGVVQGVSQSTARSLFSNLMPAGRTGEYFGFVNITGKFSSIFGPFVFGYVGQITGSTRWGILSLIFFFVAGIAVLLTVKVQKGMQDATLADQEEGRNGSFRAPGKSSNVKLT, encoded by the coding sequence GTGAATAAAAAGGCGATCAAGGCTTGGATTATGTATGATTGGGCCAACTCGGCTTACGCGACAACTGTGCTGGCCGCAGTACTGCCCGTATTCTATGCTTCGGTGGCTGCAGCAACGCTGGATACGGATACCGCCGCCTCTTACCTGGCCTATACACACTCCATTGGCATGTTGTGCGTAGCTCTGCTAACACCGTTGTTAGGCACGCTAGCTGATTTGTCAGGACGGAAAGGCGACTTCCTGCGTGTATTTGCAATTATAGGCGTCCTTGCCACATTGGGATTCAGCGCAATCGGTGAAGGGGACTGGTTCCTTGCTTCCGCGTTGCTGGTCATATCCACGATCGGTTTTGCGGGTGGGAACACCTTTTACGATGCAATGCTGCCTGATCTGGTACCCGTGGAACGAAGGGACATGATATCCTCCAAAGGTTATGCTTATGGTTATATTGGAGGAGGCTTGCTGCTTGCGGCGAACCTGCTGATGATTCAGCAACCGGGCTGGTTCGGGATGACCAGTACATTGGCAGGCACAAGACTTGCTTTTATCTCCGTCTCGTTGTGGTGGTTGCTGTTCTCGATACCGATCTTTCGTCATGCTCCGAGACGGCCTGCATCACCGGACATGCCCGGCTCGTGGACAGGGTATGCTGCGGTGGGCGTGCGCAGACTGCGGCAGACCTTTCGTCAGATGCGGCGTTTTCCCCAGTTAATCCGCATGTTGTTGGCTTTCTGGTTTTTTAATGACGGCATTAATACCATCATTCTGATGGCTACAATCTATGGGACAAGTATAGGTATCGGCACAACCGACCTGATGCTCGCGCTACTGTTAACCCAGTTCATCGGGTTCCCGTGTACATTGTTACTGGGAGCATGGGCACAGCGTTGGGGAGCAAAGCAGGTATTAATCGTTAGCTTATCGGTCTACATATGTATTGTGATTCTCGGTTATTTCATGACACAAGCGATCCACTTCTACGTGCTCGCCGGGCTGGTTGGTGTTGTGCAGGGTGTGAGTCAATCCACAGCTCGTTCCTTGTTTAGCAATCTGATGCCAGCTGGCAGAACAGGCGAATATTTTGGTTTTGTGAATATTACAGGCAAATTCTCTTCGATCTTTGGTCCATTTGTATTCGGTTATGTCGGACAGATCACGGGTTCCACGCGTTGGGGCATTCTGTCGCTGATCTTCTTTTTCGTCGCTGGCATTGCTGTATTGTTAACCGTGAAGGTACAGAAGGGGATGCAGGATGCTACACTGGCAGATCAGGAAGAAGGGCGTAATGGGAGCTTCAGAGCTCCTGGGAAAAGTTCAAATGTAAAATTGACCTGA